The following nucleotide sequence is from Catillopecten margaritatus gill symbiont.
GCAGAACAACTCAGCCCAGCGCAGATGTTTTTCATTGGTTTAGTAGAAGATGCACGGGTTGAATACAAGGCTTCACAGGAATTTCCAGGGTTGAAAAAACTGTGGATTTCATTGATGAAAGTCAAAAATGAAGAACCTGCCGAGCACCCAACCATGCAAATTTTGGAAGATTTTGCCTTGCAATTATTGGACGAAACAGTAACAGGGACAGACGAGCAACTCAACACCTTTGCTCAAAAATTCCACGCTGAAATTGCTGATAATCAAGACGACAATCATTTTGCATGGCTAATGGGCATTGAATTATACAACCTATTTGCAGGCAGAAAAGCCGTGCCAAGCCTGCGAATTTTAGAACGCTACCGTGTTGATTATCGTGATGACAACCGCATTATTTGGCATTATGCCGATATTAATTGGGACGCTGGCGTCGAATATATGGCAGCCAGTCAAGGGCAAATCCGCTACGAAGTCAGCCCACTAATGATGGCACACGAAGTCGATTGTGAACTAGCAGGCGACGACGCACAAGTCATTTGGACTTGCAAAGACACCATGCGTGTTTATGAAGATGATTTAACCGATGATGCCAAATCCTTCAATGAAACCATGGGCACAGAGCCAATTTCCGATCCATTCCATTACCACGAATGGGACTACCAAATCCAACTACACCGCCCTGATTGGGTAACCGTTTACGAACGCAGACCGCCAAAAGGCATCCCCGATGAAATCGACGATATTCTAACCGAATACAAACCCATCGCCCATCGCATTCGCCAAATTATTGACCTACTCACCCCCGCAGGCGTGCAACGCCAACGCAATATGGAAGACGGCGACGAAGTCGATATTAACGCTGCCATTGATGCTATGGTTGCCATCCGAATGGGCGAACAACCCAATCCAAAAATTACCATGCGTAATGTTTTAAACACCCGTGATTTATCCGTCGTCGTGTTATTAGATTTATCCGAATCCACCAACGAAACCATGGAAGGCTCAGACAAAACCGTCCTGCAACTCACCCGAGAAGCAGCGACTTTGGTTTCCACCGCCATCGAAGGCATCGGTGACCCATTCGCCTTACACGGCTTCGCTTCCGACGGTCGCCACGATGTGCAATATTCCTGCCTAAAAGATTTCAATCAGCACTTCGACGACGAAGCCAAATCCCGCCTCTCAGGTATGAAAGGCGGACTCTCCACCCGCATGGGTGCCGCTCTCCGCCACGCAGGACAACACCTACACAAACAACCCGAAAAACGCAAATTGATTTTATTAGTCACCGACGGCGAACCCGCCGACATCGACGAACAAGACCCACAACACCTGCGCTTCGACACCAAAAAAGCCGTAGAGGAACTTTATTCAACGGGCGTTTTAACCTACTGCCTAACCCTCGACCCCCATGCCGACACTTATGTTAAACGCATTTTCGGTGAAAATAATTACACGATTATTGATAATGTTGAGAAATTACCAGAGCAGTTACCACTTTTATTTGCGAGTTTAACGGCTTAACACCGATGGAAAAGTTATAACTCAGCATCCCCACGGAAACCGTGGGAATGAGAGACTCATTCGCTGCATTCTTTCTCGCATTTGTTGAATGATTGGTTTTTATCTGTTATTATATGTTCGTTGAATTTGAATTCTGTGTAATTTTTTTTAAAACCCCCTTAATATAAAATATTAGGTAAAAATTGAGTTTTATCTTAAAAAATAGATGCGGTTTTATTGTTTTTTACAGATTTTATTTTTAATAACGCAATATAAGGAAATACGTCCTTATAATTATAGTTAGGTGCTAAAGTTATGAGTAAATATTCAGTTGAACAGTTTATCGAACTCATTGAGATGCTTCCAGCAGACAAGGAGGTACCTGTTGGAACACAAGGCTATAACCGTTATCGTACTCAGAAAGCACATTGGTTAGGTTGGTTAGATTCCAAATCCACAGCTGGAACTTATCAACGACAAGACGCACCAAATAGAGGTGCTAAATATGTTTACAACCATATTATGGAGCCGAAAATGCTTCTGTGGCTTATTTCAGCTTTGGGTTTGCAGTCAGAATTGGTAGAACGCGCCAAAGAAGAGGTAAAAAACAAAAAGTCTATGGCAGGTAGTTGTGCGGCTATTCGAAAGATGGTGCCTTGGCAAACCTTAGAAAAAATTTTACTTAAAGATAAACATTAATTATTTAAAAGAAAGATAAGGGGGCACAAACATTAATTATTTAAAAGCACCTAACAAATCATTCCAGCCGACCGCTTATGCGGTAGCTGAATTCAAGCGTTATACTTCTAAAGGGATATTATGCTAAAACAAGAGATAATTGAAGACTCATTAAAACAAATATTCTCTGGTATAAGGCAATTGAAAAAGGAGCTGCCAATTAAAGAATTCACTATTGATGGTCGTTTAGTTGGTGATATTGGAGAAGCAATTATTCATCGAGATTATGAGTTAAAATTATACGAAAAACTAGAAAAAGACTACGATGGCGAAACTCCCAATGGGCAAAAGGTGCAGATTAAAGCAACATTTAAAGACTCGTTAACTTTTAAAACAATACCTGATTATTACCTAGGTATTAAAATATTTGAAAACGGCACATATGAAGAAATATTTAATGGTCCAGGTAAGGCTATTCAAGAACAATATGGTCATCGCAAGGGGTTTGGAGAAGCTCTACTATCTTTTCCCAATAAAAAATTGCGTGAATTATCAAAAAGCGTACTAAATGAACAAAAGATTAGAAAAAGAGTATAACAGGGGGTAATTCCCTCCCTTCCACGCACGGCGTGGGAGGGAGAGATAAGAAATACTATGTAAATAAGAGCAAATAATTATTTTATTTGTAAGTATGTTAAATGGTAGCAACCCAGAAGAAAATGGTATTTATCGTCGTCGTTTGGCGAGTTTAATGAATTAAAAAATACCTAGAATTTTTTGGTGCATTAGATGTTATGTGTAAAAATTTACAAATAAAATGATATTCAAAGCACAACGAAGAAAATATTATGTTTAAAAAAATTATAAAAAAATCATCAGCACAAAGTTTTTGTTGTTTGTTTTTTAGGATTTATTGCTGTTGTGATTGCAGGAAATGTCACCAGTTACCTTCTTTATTCGCCAATACCTTATAAGGTTGGCAATAAATATACAATATCTAAAGACAATAAAACACTTTCTTTTAGAGGTGTAATAGATAAGCATGAATTTAAAAGATTTAATCATTTTTTTAACAAGAATATAAATAATTTTGTGGTTAATAGTTCAGGTGGAGACATTAAGCAGGCGGTGCTTATAGCGGAAGTTTTGTCGAAGAATGGTGTTAAAGTGATTGTGGATGGCACATGTGGTAGCGCTTGTGCTAATTTTTTTTGTATCTGGCAAGCAAAGAGAGATAAGGAAAAACTCTTTTTTTACTGTATCACGGTGGTTTAAATGATGGTACTTTTACTACGATTGATACGGGTTTTTTGCCTGTTCCTCGCAATTTTATGGAGTTATTTTATTATTGGTCAATGTATATAAATTCAAAGGAATATGACGGTTTTAAAGATAGAGATAAACAACTTTATAAGAATGCGGGTATTGATTTGGCGATAATAAAAACATCAAGACAAAAAATGGAAGGGGGTAAATATCATTTTTGGTCACCAAGTAAGGAAACCTTAAGTGGATATGGTTTTGATACCACTCATCTTTGGCATTCATCAAATAAAGAAGAAAAGTTTGAGGCGATAAAATATATTTGTGAAAATAAGATAGATTATTCCGCTACTAGAGATACTAAAAAATGTAGAGAAACTTTTTCTCAAAAGTTTTTGATAGAAAATTAAAACCTTTAAGGTGTGCTCTTCGAGTGTTGGAATTAAAATTTGAAAATTGGATGTTAAAATGTTTGAAAATGATAAGGCAGTATTAGAGTTTAAACCTCGTTACCCACGGACGCTACCACAAGATTGGCAAGATATCGATAATCCAACAGTGTATGAAATTAGTGCGACTTTAGATACTTTGAAAAAGATGTATGCCGACCAAGTGAGAGATCTGAATCAAAAACGAGTTGATACTGACATAGGCGAGGAGAATTTGCGTAACATTGCCACGAATTATCAATCTGTTAAAGCTATTTTATTTCAACCCCGTTAATGAGAAAAACTATGAGTAATGAAAACAAACCGTTAATATTTGAAATCAGTCAAAGTAATTTTGAAGATTTAGTCGTACATAATTCGACGCATCTGCCTGTTTTAGTGGAATTTATGGGGATGTGGTCTGAGCCTTGTATTAAAACGGAATATGCGATTGTGGAATTGGCAACTGAGTTTGCGGGGCAGTTTATTTTTGCTAAGATTGATATTGATGAGCAGGATGAGTTGAAGCAACAATTTTCGATTACCAATGTGCCGACTTTAGTAGTTTTTAAAGATGGCGAAGAAGTGCAAAGAGAGGAGGGTGAGTTATATTCGGAAGAGTTGCGTGTTTTACTTAAGCATTATGGTATTTTTAGAGAGTCGGATGAGTTGCGTGCTCAAGCCCGAAAAAAGCATATGGATGGTGATACGCAAGCGGCGATTATGTTGCTAACTAAGGCAATTTCATCCGATCCGAGTAACACGCGTGTGGCATTAGATATGGTGCAAATATTTTTAGATATGGGCGAGATAGAACAGGCAAAAGGTTTATTTGACAGGCTGCCAGAATCGGCACAAAAAAGTGATATTGGTACCTCAATATCTAGCCAAATAAATTTTATTCGTTTGGCACAAAATACTGCGGGACTATCTACACTGCAAATAGAGGTGGTAAAAAACCCTGATAATTATCAGGTGCGTTTTGATTTAGCCGTTTGTTTTTTTGCACAACATGATATTGAGCAAGGGATGGAAAATTTATTTTTTATTCAAGAAAACAATGCAAACTTTAAAGAAGGTGCAGCTAAAGAAATGATTGGACTTATTTGTAATATGCTTGCCAGTAACAACCCGGAAGAAAGTGGCGCTTATCGTCGTCGTTTGGCTAATTTAATCAGTGAATAAAATCCTTGTATTGGATTAAATACTAGAAAGGTTAACTTTTAGCTAGGGGTGGTGTTTATGCTTGATGTAAGAGTCTCCTGCGCTCCTTGTTATTCCGAGCGTAGGTGTGAGAGTCTCCTGTTCTCCTTGTCATTCCGAGCGTAGTCGAGGGATCTTGCTTCCCACAAAAGATCCCTCGGCTGCGCTCGGGATGACAGCGTGAGATTTATAACTTGGATGACAGTGTAATGAGACTTATAGGTATTTGGTGACAGTGTAATGAGACTTATAGGTATTTGGTGACAGTGTGATGAGGCTTATAGGTATTTGGATGACAGCGTGAGACTCATGGATACTGGATGATAGTATGAGACTTATGGGTATTTGGATGATCGTATGAAACTTATAGGCATTTGGATTGTAGTGCGAAACCCATGGTTTTTGGGTGACAAGTATGAATAACTGGATGAAAGTTGGTTTTAGGTGGTATTTATATGTCTCTAAATAACTAAAAATCTTGCTCAATAAAATCTAAGTCAATTTGAATATTTGAGTTGTCTAATAACTCTAAACACTTTGGTACTGCCAAAAATACTGCTCCCAGACATACGGCAATTGCAGCGGGTTTTCCAGGTAGATTGATAATCAAACTGTTGCCACGCGTACCCGCTGTTTGACGCGAGAGAATTGCTGTTGGTACAGTTTGTAGCGATACAGTGCGCATTTGTTCGGCAAAGCCGTCAAAAATTCGCTCACAGACAGCGTGTGTGGCTTCGGGGGTAACATCACGAGTTGTTGGACCTGTGCCGCCTGTTGTTAGGATGAGATTGCAGTTTTTATTGTCGGCAAAATCAATCATTGTTTGCTCGATTAGAGGTTGTTCGTCTTCAATAATAACAGTCTCAATTTCATATGGGGATAGTAGGGCGCTTTTAATCCAATCTTGCATCGCGGGGCCACCAATATCTTCATATTCACCTCGTGCTGCACGGTCAGAAATAGTGATAAAACCGACTTTAATTTTTGTGTTGTTCATTATTCTCCCTCAGATTTGGCAATATATTTCAGCCATATAAAGCCAGCTACTCCTGAAAATAGCGAGGCTGCTAAAACACCAACTTTGGCTTGAAAGATAAAATCAGGAGAACCTAAAAAAGCTAAATCAGCCACAAAAATAGACATAGTAAAACCAATACCACCTAACAGTGAAACGCCAAATATCTGACTCATAGTGCTATCTTTTGGTAGTGTGGCAATTTTGCTTTTGATTGCTAACCAAGCAACGCCAAAAATACCGATTACTTTGCCAAGCACAAGTCCAAGCATAATGCCGACAGGAATAGGCCGTACAATCGTCTCTCCAATGGAATCTAAATCAATAGCAATACCTGCATTTGCCAGTGCAAATAAAGGGATAACAATTAGAGCAATGGGCAAATGTAAATCATTTTCTAATCTTGCAGCGGGTGTTCCCACTTCATCGATATTTCTTTCTATTTTCATTAAAACTGTCTTTTGCTTTTCATTTAACTTGTGTGTACTCTGATTTGGATGCTCGTCATATTCATTAAGTAAGCTTTTAATTTGCTTAGAAAAACTTTCGGGTAACCTTTTTGGTTTTGATGGAATTGCCATCGCCGCAATAACACCTGAAATAGTGGCATGCACACCTGATTCCAGCATAAAAAACCACATAAATAAGCCTACAGCTAAATAAGGCAACATTGCGTGAATGCCAAATCGATTGAAAGCAATCAATATTAAAAAAGACACACCTGACAAAGCCAATGGCAACAAATGAATTTGATCGGTATAAAAAGTAGCAATCACAAGGACAGCGCCTAGATCATCCACAATTGCCAATGCAACTAAAAAAGTAACAAGGCTAACTGGTATACTTTTTTTCAGCAACACTAATACGCTAATTGCAAAGGCAATATCGGTTGCCATCGGAATACCCCAGCCAATCGCACCTTCACCACCACTGTTAACTGTTAGATACAAGAAAGCAGGGAATAGCATGCCACCGATAGCTGCCAAAATAGGTAAGATTGCCACTTTGATGTTTGAAAGTTCACCATTCAAGACTTCTCTTTTTATCTCAAGACCAATGATAAAAAAGAAAAAAGTCATTAACCCGTCGTTAATCCAATAATGAATAGGGTGGGACAGTGACCAGGTGCCTATGGTTAAGTTTATTTTTGTATGTAGTGTGTGTGCATAAACATCAGATAAAGAGGAATTGGCAAGTACTAATGCCAATACTGTTGTCAGCATTAATGCCAATCCTGTCGTTGTTTGGGCATGTAAAAAATGCTCAAAAGGCGTTGATATTTTCTTAAAAGCTTTTTCCCAAGGGGCACATAGTTTCATAAGTATTTTTTAATTTTGCGTTGAGGTAATTTTACCTCAGCCAAAAAGTAAAAATCACAAAGATAGTGCTATCCCTTGTTCTGCTTGTGATTTCTACTTTTGAGTTAGGGTGTTATATTTTATCCACCTGTTACTGGTGGATAAAACGCCACTTCATCATCATCATTTAATTTGCTTGAGTCTTTGGCGATTTCGTGATTAATCGCGCAAAGAATGTTGCTTGGGAAATATTGTTTACCATGTCTTTTTATAAGTAGCACCCTTAAATCATTAACTGTCATATCGGTAGCTGCCTCAATAACTTCATTAGAAAGTCCAATCGACTCTTTCAATGATGCAAAATATAAAATATTCATCCACCAACCTCTACCATTTGTACATTAATAATATTGTTAATATCGGTATCAAATTCGTGTTTTTCGGGTTTATGGCTAATGGCGTTAACAATTAAATCTTTAACTTCGTTATCACTCATTCCCGATCTAAGTGCATCGCGTAAAGATACTGAGTTTTCTTGCCCTAAGCACAAAATTAATTGCCCTTTGGCCGTCAATCGAATGCGATTACAATCACTACAAAAATTATTAGAAACTGCAGAAATTGTCCCTACTGATGACTGAGTATTTTCAATTAAATACGCCTTGGCGGGTCCAGCGGTTTGCGTGGGTTTAACGGCTACTAATCGATTTGGTAAATGTGTGTGTATGCGTTTTAAAATATCGGCTTCACTATAATGTTGGTTAGTGGCATCAATGCCTGCTGTGCCAATTGGCATAGTTTCAATAAAACGAACACTGATATTACGCTCAATGGCAAAATCAATTATTGACTCTATTTCATCATCATTTACACCACGCATTACCACTACATTAATTTTAATTGGATTGATGCCTACTTTTATAGCCTCATCGATCCCCTTAATCACCTTGTCTAATTCACCACCACGCGTAATCTCTTCAAATCTTTTAGCAATGAGAGAATCGATAGAAATATTAACCCTATTAACGCCATTTTGATGAATCTTCTTGGCAAATTTTTCTAATAAATGTGCATTGGTTGATAAGGGTATATCGTTAATGCCGTTAGTATCGCCAATCATTTTTATAATTTTAGAAATACCTGTTTTCAATAAGGGCTCACCGCCTGTTAGTCTAACTTTGGTAATGCCCAAATCAGCAAATATTTGCATAATTTTTTCAATTTCTCCATAAGAGAGAACCTCACTTCTGGCAGTGCTTATTGTGTGGTCTTCATCACGACAATAATGACAGCGATAATTGCAATGGTCAGTAACTGAAAACCTTAGATAGCTAATATGACGCCCAAATGGGTCAATAAGTTTCATGCTTTCCAATCTCCCGATTTACCACCCGATTTTTCCAGTACCTGAGTTTGACTAATCACCATGCCACGGTCAACTGCTTTGCACATATCGTAAACCGTAAGTGCTGCCACACTTGCCGCTGTCAATGCCTCCATTTCCACGCCCGTTTTGCCATCGAGTTTGGTGGTGGCAATAATTTCAATGCTTGAATTGTCGGTATTTGCCGTTAATTCCACTCCCACTTTAGTGAGCATAAGCGGGTGGCAAAGTGGAATTAAATCTGCACATTTTTTTGCCGCCTGAATGCCTGCAATGCGTGCCACTGCCAACACATCGCCTTTTTTATGCTGTCCAGAAGTAATCAATGCCAAGGTGGATGGCTGCATCAGCACCACCGATTTTGCTTTGGCAATCCGTGTGGTAATCGTCTTGTCGGACACATCCACCATTTGTGCGTCGCCTTTGTCATTAATGTGGGTTAATTTGCTCATATTTTTTTAAGTTAATGAATAATAATTCAGTATTTTACCTTGTGAAAAAGTGCTGTCTTCTGGCACTTCAATCAAACCATCCGCCCAAACCATCGAACTCAAAACATCTGAACCTTGCTTGGGGTAAAGTTGTGCAGAAACGGGCACCGTTGAATGATTTAATTGGACTCTGACAAACTCGCGTCGTGGTCTTGATTGGCGCCAATCAAAATTACATTGTACTTGCATTGTTTGATTTTGATACGAATTTATGCCTTGCATTTTTTTAATAAACGGCTGCACAAATAAGAAAAAAGTGACCATTGCCGATACAGGATTGCCCGGTAATCCAATAAATGCAGCCTTATCAATATGCCCAAAAGCCAACGGTTTCCCAGGTTTTATTTTAATTCGCCATAAATTCAATTGACCCAATTTTTCTACCGCAGGTTTTACATGATCCTCTTCACCAACTGACACGCCACCCGTGGTTACAATCAAATCGCAATCCGATTGCAACCGTTCCAACGCATCGCAAGTTGCCTCAAAAGTGTCTTTAATATTGCCGAGATTAACCACCTTACAACCCAGTTTGTTCAACATTGCCACTAAAGAATAACGGTTAGAGTTAAAAATCTGCCCCTGTTTCAAAGTATTTCCAGGTTCAACCAACTCATCCCCCGTAAAAAATACCCCTACTTTAACTTGCTGAAATACCGCCAGTTTACCCATACCCACAGAGGCAGCCAGTGCAATATCCTGCGGTTTCAGTTGCTTGCCTTTGGGCAAAATCACATCGCCTAATTGAATGTCATTTCCCAATGGGCGAATATTTTCATCCAATGCAATCGGTCGATAAATTTCAATCTTGGTGCCATTATCAATGAGTTCACATTCTTCTTGCATCACCACCGTATTCGCCCCTTTCGGTATCGGTGCTCCTGTAAAAATACGCGCTGCACAGCCAGGTAAAAGCGTGTTGCCCGTACTCCCTGCGGCAATGCGGTCAGTAATTTCAAATGCAAATCCACCCGGCGTATCAATTTGCTTTTTTTGCAAATGAATCGCATACCCATCCATTGCCGAATTATCAAACCCTGGTACCGCAATATCCGAACAAATATCCGTCGCTAAAACCCTGTGTAAAGCCTCATCGAGCGTTACTAATTGAGTGTCATTAGTCACTTTAACAGAATTCGTTAGAATTTCTAAAGCTTCATCGATAGAAATTAGAGGTTGTGGCACTGTGGCACTGTCGCAATCAACTTGCTGGTTGTTCATATAGATTGAGTTGTTAATTATTTCGCTGATTGTATCACATAGCCTACATACTTGACAATAACATAAGTCTTCAAAAGAAAAAATCTATCCTTAATTAAAAGTAATTTACACATCACCCTTTGTGTTCTTTGCCATCCTGAGCGCAATCGAAGAGTTTTTGTGTGTCAAACGATAGTAAAGAAA
It contains:
- the cnoX gene encoding Chaperedoxin encodes the protein MSNENKPLIFEISQSNFEDLVVHNSTHLPVLVEFMGMWSEPCIKTEYAIVELATEFAGQFIFAKIDIDEQDELKQQFSITNVPTLVVFKDGEEVQREEGELYSEELRVLLKHYGIFRESDELRAQARKKHMDGDTQAAIMLLTKAISSDPSNTRVALDMVQIFLDMGEIEQAKGLFDRLPESAQKSDIGTSISSQINFIRLAQNTAGLSTLQIEVVKNPDNYQVRFDLAVCFFAQHDIEQGMENLFFIQENNANFKEGAAKEMIGLICNMLASNNPEESGAYRRRLANLISE
- the mog gene encoding Molybdopterin adenylyltransferase, whose amino-acid sequence is MNNTKIKVGFITISDRAARGEYEDIGGPAMQDWIKSALLSPYEIETVIIEDEQPLIEQTMIDFADNKNCNLILTTGGTGPTTRDVTPEATHAVCERIFDGFAEQMRTVSLQTVPTAILSRQTAGTRGNSLIINLPGKPAAIAVCLGAVFLAVPKCLELLDNSNIQIDLDFIEQDF
- the nhaA gene encoding Na(+)/H(+) antiporter NhaA, yielding MKLCAPWEKAFKKISTPFEHFLHAQTTTGLALMLTTVLALVLANSSLSDVYAHTLHTKINLTIGTWSLSHPIHYWINDGLMTFFFFIIGLEIKREVLNGELSNIKVAILPILAAIGGMLFPAFLYLTVNSGGEGAIGWGIPMATDIAFAISVLVLLKKSIPVSLVTFLVALAIVDDLGAVLVIATFYTDQIHLLPLALSGVSFLILIAFNRFGIHAMLPYLAVGLFMWFFMLESGVHATISGVIAAMAIPSKPKRLPESFSKQIKSLLNEYDEHPNQSTHKLNEKQKTVLMKIERNIDEVGTPAARLENDLHLPIALIVIPLFALANAGIAIDLDSIGETIVRPIPVGIMLGLVLGKVIGIFGVAWLAIKSKIATLPKDSTMSQIFGVSLLGGIGFTMSIFVADLAFLGSPDFIFQAKVGVLAASLFSGVAGFIWLKYIAKSEGE
- the moaA1 gene encoding GTP 3',8-cyclase 1 gives rise to the protein MKLIDPFGRHISYLRFSVTDHCNYRCHYCRDEDHTISTARSEVLSYGEIEKIMQIFADLGITKVRLTGGEPLLKTGISKIIKMIGDTNGINDIPLSTNAHLLEKFAKKIHQNGVNRVNISIDSLIAKRFEEITRGGELDKVIKGIDEAIKVGINPIKINVVVMRGVNDDEIESIIDFAIERNISVRFIETMPIGTAGIDATNQHYSEADILKRIHTHLPNRLVAVKPTQTAGPAKAYLIENTQSSVGTISAVSNNFCSDCNRIRLTAKGQLILCLGQENSVSLRDALRSGMSDNEVKDLIVNAISHKPEKHEFDTDINNIINVQMVEVGG
- the moaC gene encoding Cyclic pyranopterin monophosphate synthase, with product MSKLTHINDKGDAQMVDVSDKTITTRIAKAKSVVLMQPSTLALITSGQHKKGDVLAVARIAGIQAAKKCADLIPLCHPLMLTKVGVELTANTDNSSIEIIATTKLDGKTGVEMEALTAASVAALTVYDMCKAVDRGMVISQTQVLEKSGGKSGDWKA
- the moeA gene encoding Molybdopterin molybdenumtransferase; translated protein: MNNQQVDCDSATVPQPLISIDEALEILTNSVKVTNDTQLVTLDEALHRVLATDICSDIAVPGFDNSAMDGYAIHLQKKQIDTPGGFAFEITDRIAAGSTGNTLLPGCAARIFTGAPIPKGANTVVMQEECELIDNGTKIEIYRPIALDENIRPLGNDIQLGDVILPKGKQLKPQDIALAASVGMGKLAVFQQVKVGVFFTGDELVEPGNTLKQGQIFNSNRYSLVAMLNKLGCKVVNLGNIKDTFEATCDALERLQSDCDLIVTTGGVSVGEEDHVKPAVEKLGQLNLWRIKIKPGKPLAFGHIDKAAFIGLPGNPVSAMVTFFLFVQPFIKKMQGINSYQNQTMQVQCNFDWRQSRPRREFVRVQLNHSTVPVSAQLYPKQGSDVLSSMVWADGLIEVPEDSTFSQGKILNYYSLT